In Candidatus Auribacterota bacterium, the following proteins share a genomic window:
- a CDS encoding helix-turn-helix domain-containing protein has protein sequence MDSIGDYLRGAREDRKIPIAQVARDTKISERYIAAMESGEFSLLPAPAYARGFLRIYAEYLDLDPRPLVEQYVQEHAGVLRQAFPPESETFAPSSPTVWRLAAIGIGTAIVIAIVVASGLKFWRSCSDARARKPAVSTEELETLPLPPLPPASPTIEPAAAMPPPQVVRARQRKLEARVKENVWMKVYADGVLLFQGTVQKGKEEFWLAGESFDIRIAKPRLVELSLDGKPVKELKGKTAQNIFIDKDGKIVFYRGKMRAE, from the coding sequence ATGGATTCAATCGGCGATTATCTGCGCGGCGCGCGTGAAGACAGGAAGATTCCGATAGCCCAGGTCGCTCGGGATACAAAGATAAGCGAGAGGTATATCGCGGCAATGGAGAGTGGCGAATTTTCACTTCTCCCCGCCCCCGCCTATGCGAGGGGATTCCTCAGGATATATGCCGAGTACCTCGACCTTGATCCGCGGCCTCTCGTCGAGCAGTACGTGCAGGAGCACGCGGGCGTATTGCGACAGGCCTTCCCTCCCGAGAGTGAAACCTTCGCACCATCCAGCCCGACTGTGTGGAGGCTCGCGGCAATCGGCATCGGCACGGCGATCGTGATTGCGATCGTGGTTGCCTCCGGCCTCAAGTTCTGGAGGTCGTGCTCGGACGCGCGCGCGCGCAAGCCGGCGGTGAGCACCGAGGAGCTGGAGACCTTGCCGCTCCCCCCACTCCCGCCGGCGAGCCCCACGATCGAACCCGCGGCGGCGATGCCGCCGCCCCAGGTGGTCAGGGCGAGGCAAAGGAAACTCGAGGCCAGGGTGAAAGAGAACGTCTGGATGAAGGTGTACGCAGACGGCGTCCTGCTCTTCCAGGGAACTGTGCAAAAGGGGAAAGAGGAGTTCTGGCTGGCCGGGGAGAGTTTTGACATCCGCATCGCCAAGCCCCGTCTGGTTGAGCTCTCGCTCGACGGAAAACCAGTCAAAGAGCTGAAGGGGAAAACGG